The proteins below are encoded in one region of Microbispora sp. NBC_01189:
- the pabB gene encoding aminodeoxychorismate synthase component I — protein MRTLLIDNHDSYTYNLFQLMARVYGTEPTVVTNDDAAWPGLDIGEFDAIVVSPGPGHPGRDRDLGAVRQVVARTTVPLLGVCLGHQAIALLSGADVVPAPRPRHGHLTRVRHTGEDLFQGLPQDFQAVRYHSLCVPEEGLPASLTPTAWAEDGVLMGLRHRERPLWGVQFHPESIATEHGAQLVENFGRLAAKALAEQGRSPRSPRSLPSARAPRRAAVPPAPLASGTPPAAARPWRLLHRVVPYEVDTAAAFTDLFGGLEHAFWLDSSRVEPGLSRFSFLGAPEGRDGEILSYSVSEGLTIRSGPGRETVTAPESIFEALRARLAEPVLDVPDVPFDLTSGYVGYFGYELRAELGSPCRHRAATPDAVWLSATRLVVVDHEQRTTHLIALTRSPDDPAASSWLARAERQLARWRPPPGADAPAADGHDPEPGLLRARDGYLRDVEACRGKLREGESYEICLTTQTRLPVTGDPLELYLAQRASNPAPYAAFLRLGGFAVLCSSPERFLRIRPDRTVETKPIKGTAARGRGRREDLRLRARLTTDPKVRAENLMIVDLLRNDLGRVCEVGSVHVPSYMAVETYATVHQLVSTIQGTLRPDVDAIGCVTACFPGGSMTGAPKLRTMEILDEMEQTARGVYSGAIGFLGHNGTADLNIVIRTAVVTAEGLTVGAGGAIVLDSDPAEEFEEMLLKARAPLRVAGPPLSASEPGLRWAEAAR, from the coding sequence ATGCGTACGCTACTGATCGACAACCATGATTCGTACACCTACAACCTCTTCCAACTGATGGCCCGGGTGTACGGCACGGAGCCGACGGTGGTGACCAACGACGACGCCGCGTGGCCCGGTCTGGACATCGGGGAGTTCGACGCGATCGTCGTCTCCCCCGGCCCCGGCCATCCGGGCCGGGACCGCGACCTCGGCGCCGTCCGGCAGGTGGTGGCGCGCACCACGGTCCCGCTTCTCGGGGTCTGCCTCGGCCACCAGGCGATCGCGTTGCTCTCGGGAGCCGACGTGGTGCCCGCGCCCCGGCCGCGGCACGGTCACCTGACCCGTGTGCGGCACACCGGCGAGGACCTCTTCCAGGGGCTGCCGCAGGACTTCCAGGCGGTGCGCTACCACTCGCTGTGCGTGCCGGAGGAGGGCCTGCCCGCCTCCCTCACGCCGACGGCGTGGGCGGAGGACGGCGTGCTCATGGGGCTGCGGCATCGGGAGCGCCCCCTGTGGGGGGTGCAGTTCCACCCCGAGTCGATCGCGACCGAGCACGGCGCCCAACTGGTCGAGAACTTCGGCCGCCTCGCGGCGAAGGCGCTGGCGGAGCAGGGCAGGTCCCCCAGGTCTCCCAGGTCGCTGCCCTCGGCTCGGGCGCCGCGACGGGCGGCCGTCCCGCCGGCGCCCCTCGCGTCCGGGACGCCGCCCGCCGCCGCCCGTCCGTGGCGGCTGCTGCACCGCGTGGTGCCGTACGAGGTGGACACGGCGGCGGCGTTCACGGACCTGTTCGGCGGTCTGGAGCACGCGTTCTGGCTGGACAGCAGCCGGGTGGAGCCCGGCCTGTCGCGGTTCTCCTTCCTCGGCGCGCCGGAGGGCCGGGACGGCGAGATCCTGAGCTACTCCGTCAGCGAGGGGCTCACGATCCGGAGCGGGCCGGGCCGGGAGACCGTCACCGCCCCTGAGTCGATCTTCGAGGCCCTCCGGGCGCGGCTCGCCGAGCCGGTCCTCGACGTCCCCGACGTGCCCTTCGACCTCACCAGCGGATACGTGGGCTACTTCGGCTACGAGCTGAGGGCCGAGCTGGGCTCGCCGTGCCGGCACCGCGCCGCCACGCCCGACGCGGTGTGGCTGTCGGCCACCCGCCTGGTGGTGGTCGACCACGAGCAGCGGACCACCCACCTCATCGCGCTGACCCGGTCGCCGGACGACCCCGCCGCGTCGTCCTGGCTGGCCCGCGCCGAACGGCAACTCGCCCGGTGGCGGCCGCCGCCGGGTGCCGACGCGCCCGCCGCCGACGGCCACGACCCCGAGCCCGGCCTGCTCCGCGCCAGGGACGGCTACCTGCGCGACGTCGAGGCGTGCCGGGGCAAGCTGCGCGAGGGCGAGAGCTACGAGATCTGCCTGACCACCCAGACCCGGCTGCCCGTGACCGGCGACCCGCTGGAGCTGTATCTCGCGCAGCGCGCGTCCAATCCCGCGCCGTACGCGGCCTTTCTGCGGCTGGGCGGCTTCGCCGTGCTCTGCTCGTCCCCCGAGCGGTTCCTGCGGATCCGGCCGGACCGGACCGTGGAGACGAAACCGATCAAGGGCACCGCGGCCCGGGGGCGCGGCCGCCGGGAGGACCTGCGGCTGCGGGCCCGGCTGACGACCGACCCCAAGGTCAGGGCCGAGAACCTGATGATCGTCGACCTGCTGCGCAACGACCTCGGGCGGGTCTGCGAGGTCGGCTCCGTCCACGTGCCCAGCTACATGGCGGTCGAGACGTACGCGACCGTCCACCAGCTGGTGTCCACGATCCAGGGCACGCTGCGGCCGGACGTCGACGCGATCGGCTGCGTCACCGCGTGCTTCCCCGGCGGGTCGATGACCGGCGCGCCCAAGCTGCGCACGATGGAGATCCTCGACGAGATGGAGCAGACGGCGCGCGGCGTCTACTCCGGGGCCATCGGCTTCCTCGGCCACAACGGCACGGCCGACCTCAACATCGTGATCCGCACCGCCGTGGTCACCGCCGAGGGCCTGACCGTGGGGGCGGGCGGCGCGATCGTGCTCGACTCCGATCCCGCCGAGGAGTTCGAGGAGATGCTGCTGAAGGCACGGGCGCCCCTCCGCGTGGCCGGGCCCCCGCTGTCGGCGTCGGAACCGGGGCTGCGCTGGGCGGAGGCGGCACGATGA
- a CDS encoding 4-hydroxyphenylacetate 3-hydroxylase family protein, whose amino-acid sequence MTRTGKDYLDALRDGRTIWLDGERVDDLTTHPAFRRSVRSIADLYDLTAEHPETLTASVPGVDGPVSRAYQIPRTKDELKAKGRAFKLWSEATFGFLGRSPDYMASAVAGMATVPGVLAGDGFDGSANLVAHWRRMAEGDLYQAHTLVNPQIDRTKAPSEQMEDDLCLRVVAERDDGIVVRGAKMIGTAAALADEILVGVTQRMPPSEADYAVSFSVPVAAPGISFVSRASYEARATSVFDYPLASRLDENDALVVYDDVFVPWERVFAYRDPEACHAQFWKTPAFVSFVHHGATRFWTKLEFLTGIAILVAKANNVYDMPPVRMQIGRLLSWVNTAKALVVAAEELCEPVPGADAVMPHRETAYAQLAVGPDLYPKVINEIKLLAGGGLIQLPSSYRDLLRPEVAALLGKYVKSPGYDAESRIKLFKLAWDAVGSEFAGRHDQYERFYHGAPHVYLPALVREGDPGRYAALAGRCLDGYELEDG is encoded by the coding sequence ATGACCAGGACCGGCAAGGACTACCTCGACGCGTTGCGCGACGGCAGGACGATCTGGCTGGACGGCGAGCGGGTGGACGACCTGACCACCCATCCCGCCTTCCGGCGTTCGGTCCGCTCGATCGCCGACCTGTACGACCTGACGGCGGAGCATCCCGAGACGCTGACGGCGTCGGTGCCCGGCGTCGACGGGCCGGTGTCGCGCGCCTACCAGATCCCACGGACGAAGGACGAGCTCAAGGCCAAGGGCAGGGCGTTCAAGCTGTGGTCGGAGGCGACGTTCGGGTTCCTCGGCCGCTCCCCCGACTACATGGCCTCGGCGGTGGCCGGGATGGCGACCGTGCCGGGCGTGCTGGCCGGCGACGGGTTCGACGGCTCGGCCAACCTGGTCGCGCACTGGCGGCGGATGGCCGAGGGCGACCTCTACCAGGCGCACACGCTGGTCAACCCGCAGATCGACCGTACGAAGGCGCCGTCGGAGCAGATGGAGGACGACCTCTGCCTGCGGGTCGTCGCCGAGCGCGACGACGGGATCGTCGTGCGCGGCGCCAAGATGATCGGCACCGCGGCGGCCCTCGCCGACGAGATCCTCGTCGGCGTCACCCAGCGGATGCCGCCGAGCGAGGCCGACTACGCGGTGAGCTTCTCCGTGCCGGTCGCGGCGCCCGGCATCTCCTTCGTCAGCCGGGCCTCCTACGAGGCCCGCGCCACCAGCGTCTTCGACTACCCGCTCGCCAGCCGGCTGGACGAGAACGACGCGCTTGTGGTCTACGACGACGTGTTCGTGCCGTGGGAGCGGGTCTTCGCCTACCGCGACCCGGAGGCCTGCCACGCGCAGTTCTGGAAGACCCCGGCGTTCGTCAGCTTCGTCCACCACGGCGCCACCCGGTTCTGGACCAAGCTGGAGTTCCTCACCGGGATCGCCATCCTCGTCGCCAAGGCCAACAACGTCTACGACATGCCGCCGGTGCGGATGCAGATCGGCAGGCTGCTGTCGTGGGTGAACACCGCCAAGGCGCTGGTCGTCGCCGCCGAGGAGCTGTGCGAGCCGGTGCCCGGCGCCGACGCGGTCATGCCGCACCGCGAGACGGCGTACGCCCAGCTCGCCGTGGGGCCGGACCTCTACCCCAAGGTGATCAACGAGATCAAGCTGCTGGCGGGCGGCGGGCTGATCCAGCTGCCGTCCTCCTACCGCGACCTGCTGCGGCCGGAGGTCGCCGCGCTCCTCGGCAAGTACGTGAAGTCCCCCGGGTACGACGCCGAGTCGCGGATCAAGCTGTTCAAGCTCGCCTGGGACGCGGTGGGCAGCGAGTTCGCCGGGCGGCACGACCAGTACGAGCGCTTCTACCACGGGGCGCCGCACGTGTACCTGCCCGCCCTCGTGCGCGAGGGCGACCCCGGCCGGTACGCCGCGCTGGCCGGCCGGTGCCTCGACGGCTACGAACTGGAGGACGGGTGA
- a CDS encoding GPR1/FUN34/YaaH family transporter encodes MTATEIPVLPDLNHSTERASAGKQPATADPGLLGYPAFATAAFALALFLTGFNQVTIPSTLAAPLPIMSLCGVLLIGATVWAVRRGDGWQATMFGLFGAFWLSFSMLVFGLVNSWFGQLPEPAQRGAQANFILVWLGLMTVVTLTTLRLPKIFGLLFLVIDFSLLTLFVAVSVARPGAAGDPWILPFGIIAIFSMPLIGMYLFAGSLNSFLGGKMFPVGKPFKS; translated from the coding sequence ATGACCGCCACTGAAATCCCCGTACTCCCCGACCTCAACCACTCGACGGAGCGGGCCAGCGCCGGAAAGCAGCCGGCGACCGCCGACCCGGGCCTCCTCGGGTACCCCGCCTTCGCGACCGCGGCGTTCGCGCTGGCCCTGTTCCTGACCGGCTTCAACCAGGTCACCATCCCCAGCACGCTCGCCGCCCCGCTGCCGATCATGAGCCTCTGCGGCGTGCTCCTCATCGGCGCCACCGTCTGGGCCGTCCGCCGCGGCGACGGCTGGCAGGCGACCATGTTCGGCCTGTTCGGCGCCTTTTGGCTGAGCTTCTCCATGCTCGTGTTCGGCCTCGTCAACAGCTGGTTCGGCCAGCTCCCGGAGCCCGCGCAGCGCGGCGCCCAGGCCAACTTCATCCTGGTCTGGCTCGGGCTCATGACCGTGGTGACCCTCACCACGCTCCGCCTTCCGAAGATCTTCGGGCTGCTGTTCCTCGTCATCGACTTCTCGCTGCTGACGCTGTTCGTCGCCGTCAGCGTGGCGCGGCCCGGTGCCGCGGGTGACCCGTGGATCCTGCCCTTCGGCATCATCGCGATTTTCTCGATGCCGCTGATCGGCATGTACCTGTTCGCCGGCTCACTGAACTCCTTCCTCGGCGGCAAGATGTTCCCGGTGGGCAAGCCGTTCAAGAGCTGA
- a CDS encoding ABC transporter ATP-binding protein, whose amino-acid sequence MSTARPPMTAGSLLRAYVGSQPAAVAVMAGLLVFSIGLEIAEPRIAAHFIESVQLGRAESTLAGIAAVFLAVAVTRQAARIVSAYASERVSWTATNAAREDLTAHVLSLDLTFHESRPPGELIERIDGDVNQVAEFFSSLIVHIAGNVLLVLGILIALATLDWRVGLTFTAVTILSYLALSRIAGIAGLKWEDDREQSARFFGYVGEATIATEDLRSSGATGYAMARFHRHLRAWLPVKVRAEGWGSAIWVVLSIAFTAGTAIAFGYGGAFYRDGVVSLAGVYLIVAYAAMLNTPMEVLRHQVQTLQQAMAATRRIAELFAHRSSLADGTATIPSGPLSVRFDDVSFGYGPENESDGPGDGMVMREVSFDVPAGTTLGLVGRTGAGKTTIASLLFRLYDAGRGRVLVGGVDVREAALASLRSRIGFVPQDVQIFDATLRENLTFFDERADDRRLLEILDVLELRPWLEGLPDGLSSRISPGTLSAGQAQLVALARVFLTDPGLVVLDEPSSRLDPVTEAQVERALDRMLAGRTAIVIAHRLDTIRRTDQVIVLDTGAIAERGATAGLLADPGSRLARLYQVGKVLT is encoded by the coding sequence GTGAGCACCGCCCGGCCGCCGATGACCGCCGGCTCCCTCCTGCGCGCGTACGTGGGGTCGCAGCCGGCGGCCGTCGCGGTCATGGCCGGTCTGCTGGTCTTCTCCATCGGCCTGGAGATCGCCGAGCCGCGCATCGCCGCGCACTTCATCGAGTCGGTCCAGCTCGGCCGGGCCGAGAGCACGCTCGCCGGGATCGCCGCCGTGTTCCTGGCCGTGGCCGTGACGCGGCAGGCCGCCCGCATCGTGTCGGCGTACGCCAGTGAGCGGGTCTCGTGGACGGCCACCAACGCCGCCCGTGAGGACCTGACCGCGCACGTGCTGTCGCTGGACCTGACCTTCCACGAGTCGCGCCCGCCGGGCGAGCTGATCGAGCGCATCGACGGCGACGTCAACCAGGTGGCGGAGTTCTTCTCCAGCCTGATCGTCCACATCGCCGGCAACGTCCTGCTGGTGCTGGGCATCCTGATCGCCCTCGCCACCCTCGACTGGCGGGTCGGGCTCACCTTCACGGCGGTCACGATCCTGAGCTATCTGGCGCTGTCGCGGATCGCCGGGATCGCCGGGCTCAAGTGGGAGGACGACCGGGAGCAGAGCGCCCGGTTCTTCGGCTACGTCGGCGAGGCGACGATCGCCACCGAGGATCTGCGCTCGTCCGGCGCCACCGGCTACGCGATGGCGCGCTTCCACCGGCACCTGCGCGCCTGGCTGCCGGTGAAGGTCAGGGCCGAGGGCTGGGGCAGCGCCATCTGGGTCGTGCTGTCGATCGCGTTCACCGCCGGCACGGCGATCGCCTTCGGCTACGGCGGGGCCTTCTACCGCGACGGCGTGGTGTCGCTGGCCGGCGTCTACCTGATCGTCGCGTACGCCGCGATGCTGAACACCCCCATGGAGGTGCTGCGCCACCAGGTGCAGACGCTGCAGCAGGCGATGGCCGCCACGCGGCGCATCGCCGAGCTGTTCGCCCACCGGTCCTCCCTCGCCGACGGGACCGCGACGATCCCCTCCGGCCCGCTGTCGGTGCGGTTCGACGACGTCAGCTTCGGCTACGGCCCCGAAAACGAGTCCGACGGCCCCGGGGATGGCATGGTCATGCGGGAGGTGTCGTTCGACGTCCCGGCGGGGACCACGCTCGGGCTCGTCGGCCGGACCGGCGCGGGCAAGACCACCATCGCCTCCCTGCTGTTCCGCCTGTACGACGCGGGCCGGGGACGGGTGCTGGTCGGCGGCGTCGACGTCCGCGAGGCGGCCCTGGCGTCGCTGCGGTCGCGGATCGGGTTCGTGCCGCAGGACGTGCAGATCTTCGACGCCACCCTGCGGGAGAACCTGACCTTCTTCGACGAGCGGGCCGACGACCGGCGGCTGCTGGAGATCCTCGACGTGCTGGAGCTGCGGCCCTGGCTGGAGGGGCTGCCCGACGGGCTGTCCTCACGGATCTCGCCCGGCACCCTGTCGGCCGGGCAGGCACAGCTCGTCGCGCTGGCCCGGGTGTTCCTGACCGATCCGGGGCTGGTCGTGCTCGACGAGCCGTCCAGCAGGCTCGACCCGGTCACCGAGGCCCAGGTGGAGCGCGCGCTCGACCGGATGCTCGCCGGGCGCACCGCGATCGTGATCGCCCACCGGCTCGACACGATCCGCCGTACGGACCAGGTGATCGTGCTGGACACCGGCGCGATCGCCGAGCGGGGCGCCACCGCCGGCCTGCTGGCCGACCCGGGCTCCCGGCTGGCGCGGCTCTACCAGGTCGGGAAGGTGCTCACGTGA